In Streptomyces capitiformicae, one genomic interval encodes:
- a CDS encoding ABC transporter substrate-binding protein has product MPGISKNTAIALAASASLALLATACTGQSSSGATDNPDAKTTITFWHGWSAPTEVKAIQENVDRFEKAHPNITVKVVGNINDDKLNQALRAGGSNGPDVVSSFTTSNIGKFCSSGAFLDLKPFIEKSELELDKIIPKPMLDYTQFEGTRCALPLLGDAYGLYYNKDAFEKAGIKSPPKTWSEFAKVAKKLTATEGDSYSQLGFMPNYHGYETVVDHYMSQWDHSYFDADGKSSIAEDPAFAEMFTYQKSLVDSLGGFERLEKYRNTFGDEWGAKHPFQTGQVAMQLDGEWRLGMAKDAGVGFEIGTAPMPVADDEADEYGKGFLSGTIIGIAPQSEKQNAAWELVKYLTTDTAAVVSFANAIHNVPSTFEALKSPDLKVDPGFKTFLDIAQHPESNTPPASINGSTYQTTLQDFGYQYESGKVKDLKAGLEKTAQQIDTDIEQAK; this is encoded by the coding sequence ATGCCCGGAATATCCAAGAACACGGCAATCGCGCTCGCCGCCTCCGCCTCCCTCGCCCTCCTCGCCACCGCCTGCACCGGACAGTCCTCGTCCGGAGCCACCGACAACCCCGACGCCAAGACCACCATCACCTTCTGGCACGGCTGGAGTGCCCCCACCGAAGTGAAGGCCATCCAGGAGAACGTCGACCGGTTCGAGAAGGCGCACCCGAACATCACCGTCAAGGTCGTCGGGAACATCAACGACGACAAGCTCAACCAGGCGCTGCGGGCCGGTGGTTCGAACGGGCCGGATGTCGTGTCGTCCTTCACCACCTCCAACATCGGGAAGTTCTGTTCGTCCGGGGCCTTCCTCGACCTGAAGCCCTTCATCGAGAAGTCCGAGCTCGAGCTCGACAAGATCATCCCGAAGCCGATGCTGGACTACACCCAGTTCGAGGGCACCCGGTGTGCCCTGCCGCTCCTCGGGGACGCGTACGGGCTGTACTACAACAAGGACGCGTTCGAGAAGGCCGGGATCAAGTCGCCGCCGAAGACGTGGTCGGAGTTCGCGAAGGTCGCGAAGAAGCTGACCGCCACCGAGGGGGACAGCTACTCGCAGCTGGGCTTCATGCCGAACTACCACGGTTACGAGACGGTCGTGGACCACTACATGTCCCAGTGGGACCACTCCTACTTCGACGCCGACGGCAAGTCGAGCATCGCCGAGGACCCGGCGTTCGCGGAGATGTTCACGTACCAGAAGAGCCTGGTGGACTCGCTCGGCGGCTTCGAGAGGCTGGAGAAGTACCGGAACACCTTCGGTGACGAGTGGGGGGCCAAGCACCCGTTCCAGACCGGTCAGGTGGCCATGCAGCTGGACGGTGAGTGGCGTCTGGGGATGGCGAAGGACGCCGGCGTCGGCTTCGAGATCGGCACCGCCCCGATGCCCGTCGCCGACGACGAGGCCGACGAGTACGGCAAGGGCTTCCTCTCCGGCACGATCATCGGGATCGCCCCGCAGAGCGAGAAGCAGAACGCGGCCTGGGAGCTGGTGAAGTACCTGACGACCGACACCGCGGCCGTCGTCTCCTTCGCCAACGCCATCCACAACGTGCCGTCCACCTTCGAGGCACTGAAGTCGCCCGACCTGAAGGTGGACCCCGGCTTCAAGACGTTCCTGGACATCGCCCAGCACCCGGAGTCGAACACACCGCCGGCGTCCATCAACGGCTCGACGTACCAGACGACTCTGCAGGACTTCGGCTACCAGTACGAGTCCGGCAAGGTGAAGGACCTCAAGGCCGGCCTGGAGAAGACCGCCCAGCAGATCGACACCGACATCGAGCAGGCGAAGTAG
- a CDS encoding ROK family transcriptional regulator encodes MAGTPRVLRAMNDRAALDLLLEHGPLSRTRLGKLTGLSKPTASQLLARLEAAGLVVATGTGGTGAGEGRPGPNAQLYAVDPTAAYAAGLDVTPERVLAAVADITGRTVGEYAVPTPGRRSAEPVVRQVTTALDEAVKAAGLIRSDVRRLVIGTPGAFDPGTGRLRYASHLPGWHSPTLLDELAAALPMPVEYENDVNLVALAEQRLGAAKGHDDFVLLWNEGGLGAAVVLGGRLHRGFTGGAGEVGFLPVPGAPLVRHVTKANSGGFQELAGSQVLPRLARELGIADIPDGPYAEVAAALVARAADVTSGPYRRLLATYATGLATGLAALVSVLDPELIVLSGAALTSGGEPLRGLVQAELGELAASRPRLVLGDVLERPVLRGALESALTTTRDEVFDTSR; translated from the coding sequence ATGGCAGGAACCCCTCGCGTACTGCGCGCCATGAACGACCGTGCCGCGCTCGATCTGCTGCTGGAGCACGGGCCGCTCTCCCGCACCCGGCTCGGCAAGCTCACCGGCCTGTCGAAGCCGACCGCCTCACAGCTGCTGGCCCGGCTGGAGGCCGCCGGGCTCGTGGTCGCCACAGGCACCGGCGGAACCGGCGCCGGCGAGGGCCGACCCGGCCCCAACGCCCAGCTGTACGCCGTCGACCCGACCGCCGCGTACGCCGCCGGCCTCGACGTCACCCCCGAACGCGTCCTCGCCGCCGTCGCCGACATCACCGGCCGCACAGTGGGCGAGTACGCCGTCCCCACCCCCGGACGCCGATCGGCCGAGCCCGTCGTACGGCAGGTCACCACCGCGCTCGACGAGGCGGTCAAGGCAGCCGGGCTCATACGGTCCGACGTGCGCCGCCTCGTCATCGGCACCCCCGGCGCCTTCGACCCGGGCACCGGGCGGCTGCGCTACGCCTCCCACCTCCCCGGCTGGCACTCCCCCACCCTCCTCGACGAACTCGCCGCCGCGCTGCCGATGCCGGTGGAGTACGAGAACGACGTCAACCTCGTCGCCCTCGCCGAACAACGGCTGGGTGCGGCCAAGGGCCACGACGACTTCGTCCTGCTGTGGAACGAGGGCGGTCTCGGCGCCGCGGTCGTCCTGGGCGGACGGCTGCATCGGGGGTTCACCGGGGGTGCCGGGGAGGTGGGGTTCCTGCCGGTGCCGGGCGCTCCGCTGGTCCGGCATGTGACCAAGGCCAACAGCGGCGGCTTCCAGGAGCTCGCCGGGTCGCAGGTCCTCCCCCGGCTGGCCCGTGAGTTGGGCATCGCCGACATCCCCGACGGGCCGTACGCCGAGGTCGCGGCGGCGTTGGTCGCGCGGGCCGCCGACGTTACCTCCGGGCCGTATCGGCGGCTTCTGGCCACGTACGCCACCGGGCTCGCGACCGGTTTGGCCGCGCTGGTGTCCGTACTCGATCCCGAGCTCATCGTTCTCAGCGGTGCCGCGCTGACCTCCGGCGGTGAGCCGCTTCGGGGGTTGGTCCAGGCCGAGTTGGGTGAGCTTGCCGCGTCCCGGCCTCGGCTGGTTCTCGGTGACGTGCTTGAACGCCCCGTGCTGCGGGGGGCGTTGGAGAGCGCGCTGACCACTACTCGTGACGAAGTCTTCGATACCTCCCGCTGA